The DNA sequence TAAAGGGGTACTAAGTGTCCTACTTTATTCCCATACTGCATAAATCTGGTTAGACTGCATAGCTAGTGTAAATAATCCGCCACCCTGGCAAATGCACATGAACCAATGCCACACTGAGCCATCATCTCCAAGCACTGAGAGGCCTGTTCTAATGCCAGGGAAAGTGGGGGCTGCTTTGGCAAATTGTGGATATCTGGGGGGACAGAGAAAAGAAGGGGTATTAGCAATGAACCACTGGAACAACACACATCAATAATAATGGGCAACATGGCTCACAGCCCAGGCAACACATTAGACCCCTGTACCCCACATAGAACAAGGTAAAGTTAGAGTTCTAAACACTATTACTAAACTATTACACATTTTCATGACATTTGCAGTTTCTACACTAGATAGAACTGTGTGTAACTGGAGTGTACCTGCAAGAGGGTGACATGATGCTCCCCAGATCTGCTTCATAACAGTCATTTGTTTTTAGCCTCAGCACTAGCACTTATTTTGGCTGGCTGGTCTGCAATAGGATCACACTAGATACAGACTAGTAAGACTATtgcgtgtctgtgtgtgtgtctgtgtgtctccgTCTCCTTGTGTGTCCATGTCCGTCTTCGTGTGTCTGTCTCCATGTGTCTGTGCCTGGGACTCCGTGTGTCTGTGCCcgtctgtctctgtgtgtgtgtcggtgtgtgtgtgtgtcggtgtgtgtgtgtgtcggtgtgtgtgtgtgtcggtgTCTGTCTAGTGCATGTTATTGGATCATTATATCCTTAACATGCATTTTCAGCAGGGTGGGAGATTGCAATGAggtttgctattggttttctaCTGTTCTGACAAAGAAGGGAGGAATGGATAAATCACCtaacaataaataaactgaaaacgGCAATATTTGCATACTGACAATCATTTTTCATGATTCCATGTACCCTTAGAGGCTGTTTCATTGACTGTAAGTGGAACAAACAGACTTGCATACACAGGAAAAGCCATTGAAGCAGGGTGAGTCTTACCTAGTATTGCACTGTTAAGTGAGGAGCACACGTGCTCTCTCTGGATGGGGTCAAGCTGGTACCCAACTGGGCTATTCCAGGGATCAGAATATGCTAGTAAACTAAAAGCATCCTGTTCAGAATAGaaaataaaggagaactataaGAAAACAATGTTTAATGGCACCATTTATTCATTGCTGTGAAGTGACATTTCGATGAGTTACGGGAGATTTCTGCTCAGCAAGTTAAGATCTTTAAATTACAGGagagtggcaattttttttaggaaGCCCCCAGTGAATCTAGCCCCTAACTCAAAAATAGAGTAAAGGTGGTCGTGGCCCAGGATCCAATCGATTCCAGGTCCAGCTCTGGGCTGGCGCAGGCACTTCAAAATCAGCTTAAGGCTGCACAAGAATTCCATGGGAAACATGATAGCACCACcgccaagtagggatgcaccgaatccaatatttcagccgaatccttcatgaaagatttgggtgAATACTGAActgactcctaatttgcatatgcaaattagggacaggaaggggaaaaagtagaaaaaacattttttacttccttgttttgtgacaaaaagttatacgatttcccttcctgccccaaatttgcatatgcaaattaggatttggtttcgccatgcacaaatcctgctgaaaaaggctgaatcctggccaaatcccaaaccgaatcctggattcggtgcatccctatccccAAGTGAACTGGCCTTTTAACCAGTAATAAAACACAGGAATTGTGGGATAACAGATGTAAGTCCAGAGCTACTGTACCTTAAGCATGTTTTTGTTGGTTGCATTTTTCCCACGTTCTCTCCTTAATTGCTCGCTCATGGCTTGAAGCTCTCTCCCAAAGCAAATCATTCTCTCAACGGCGGCTTGGCTGCCTCCACACAGCTGACGTCGGCCATGAGAGGTATCAACTTCTGcaaccacatataataaatcaGCCTTATGTCACAGTATGTTTGTGTACCTGGTAAACTAACACACTTCTTCAAGTGCCATTCCTATTACAAATCAGGATATTGACCACAATGCATCTTGTgctgaaaaaaaacattccacTAAGAATCTCACTTGGTTCCTCTCATTTATGTAAAGATCAATGTTCAAACACTGGACAGCAAATCCTCCAATGGGGGAAGGGACACAATATTTAATGCACCAATAAACTGCTGTATAAAATGCAGTGTATGTGCCAAATTCGAGGCTATATTGTATGTAGGTGTTTGACGATGAAGCTCAAGTTTGTCATCTGACATATGAATTAGGTCCAGAAGCTGAAACAAATCAGCAAATTGGCAGCATGGTGGCACAATAGCTAGTACTGTTGCTCTGCAGCTATGGGGTCCTATATTCGATTCCAGCTAGGGTTCTAACTGCAAGTAGCACCTATGTTCCCCTGTATctatgtgggtttcctctgggtacacTGGCAGACTCCCATACTACAAAAACAAAGGCAGGTTAATTGGATCCTGATTAAATTGTCCCccatgtgtgtgaatgtgatagggaccttagattataaactctgcTGAGGAAGGGACTGATGTACAATCTccgtaaagcactgcagaatatgttggtgctatataacaATAACAACCACCAATCAGGAactgcttctgtaccagtccaaccTGCCTCCAATTGATACTTTAAATGGTTGGCTTCACAGCAATTGGAGCGTCGCGGGTAGATTAATGAAACTAAACATGTAATAGACTAGAGTTAAAAACACTGCAGACCCATCTCGGTGTCACATTCTTCCAGTTCAGGCTCATGTCTTGAGCTGCCATTGAGAAAGCCATTGGACGTGGATGCTGAAAAGCCATTGGAATAATGATCAGTCTCCATTTCTACATCattgctgaagaaaaaaaaagcacaaaagaaaGTGTCATACTTCTTATAGATATTGCTTGCTCATTCAGTTCATAATCTAGAACAGTGATTCTTAACCTATGGGTTAGGACTCGATCTTCAGTCCCAGTGCTGTTTAAAGTAGGTCACCATGATCCACAGTGAAACTTACTTCTGCAACAGACAATAGTAATTAAAAGGTGATAGGGTAATTATATACCAATTCTTGGGTTCAGAGGTGGAATTCCAGACTTAATGTttatccaattttaaaaaaaagtttaagaaacCATGACCCTAGAGACATATACAAAGTATAATTGTGTAATGTTGCAATGTAAAACGTACTTTAACTTTTATATGGGTAAAGGAACACCCTACTGgtaaattaggaatgcaccgaatccaggattcggttcgggattcggcctttttcagcaggattcggccgaacccctctgcccggccgaacccgaatttgcatatgcaaattaggggcgggagggaaatcacgtgactttttgtcccaaaatcaggaagtaaaaatgtttccccttcccacccctaatctgcatatgcaaattaggattcggatttggttcggtatttggccgaatcttgagcgacggattcggccgaatccaaaatagtggattcggtgcatccctatggtAAATATAATGAGGAATTTATTATACAAAGTCCTTGTCCTTAAAAAGCTGCAAATGCTAATGCTCATTGTGCTGCAGTTGTCAGCCTCTGGGCATACAAAGTGATTACTTTGTTCAACAAGAGATTCTCCATAACTCTTACAGTGAccaaaatatacacacacacacatatatacatatataaacacagaaGGGAAAACGAATACCATAGGCATTTGTTTTTCTgccacaagaaaacaaaaagtaataTAAGTAACAAACAATGCTGTTAGGTGCAGTTTACAGCATATACTTTGGATATTTGTATGATGCATCCATAGCAGGAGAATGGGCCAATCCCAGGAATGCTCAGCTGACTAAAGCCTGTCTGGGAACACTAAGAAATAACAGTTTCTGTTATGGTCTCTATAATGTCAATAGCAGCCTGAACCTAAATAAAAGCAGCTGGAAATAATTTAATGTATTCAATTCCACACATAACTAATCTCACCagagataataaaaaaacaaaacaattacatCGTAGTGCCATAAACAGGAGGGCACTGCACGGCTATGAGAATTTAGTGCTCTAAAATAAACCCAGCAAAAGATCTAATTAAAGTAAGGGGATATCTGAAACCACTAACTTTAGAGAGGGAGGTGATAACAGCAGACGGCCTATTCATGTACTGAAATGCTGTTCAGCGGCTGAGCCATGAATTATTTAATTGTTAAAATCTTTAATTGGACAATATCATCCCTTATAAAAATAGTATTAAAGATTGTCCACACTAATTATAGCCCTATGCAACCGCATGCATGTTATAATGTAGTGTGTTGGTTTATTGATCCATGCAGCAGTTATATCTGAGAAGGCAAGACCGCCCCCAGCTCTCCCCTTTTGCCCCTCAGCAGTAAGTGTAAACTGTACAAGGAAAGGTCTGTGTATGGGAAGGCCAGTACACCGTGTTCTCTCCTCTGTTATCATTGTTATATTTTATGCCTGTGCTTGGCAGGAGCAGGAATTCCTAGTGTCCAGGCTGCTAGTATGACACCCACCATGAGAAACAGGAGAGCTGTTTGCTTCTACGTTCAATGCTTTTAGACGGCACACTTTGTACCTGATCTCAGAGAAGAAAGTTAGGGAAGCAAAACAAAATAGTGCATCACTGCACAGCCCCAGGGAACATACTGCAGCATTTCCTGTCACAGAGCCATTCATCATGGGGCAGAGGTTACTGCAAGGATGAGGTGCAGAGACGAAAGATGCCTGTTTTCTGGGAATTAAAAAGTAAGCACTTGGGGGAGGCAACAGACATGTGGCAGAATGAGTGGGGCTGCGGTTTGGTTCACTCGGATAAATATCACTTGTCAGTGCAGGGAAGAAAGTCTGCACTATACAGACGATGGTTTCTCACCTGGAGTAGCTGTTAAGTTGATGTGACATTGTCATGTTTATGCTGTTAAGTTCCGTTACATTTAGGTTAGAAGACTGGGATTTGCTATGACAATGCGTCTGGTGAGCCTTGTTTGATATTATTCCATTGCTGCAGTTGCTATCAGAACCTAAGGAAGAGAGATACAGACACATCTGagttcaactttttatttcaaataactaTGTGCTAATGTTAGCTATGCTTTAATCATTAAAGACATTGCTAGTCCTCAGGCTCTAAGAACAGGTATGAAAGTAAGTAATACTAGTAAAAAccctaaaaaacatttacatgataGAATATTCATAGTCTGACACCATTTCATGAAaaggattatatttttatttgagcaTTGTGCTGACCACTGGTAGTTTTTCAGTTAAAACTCCCACTCTCTCTAGGGCACAAGGGAGAATGAAGGGCTGAGGGATCCTGCAACCAGTTCTCAGATCTGCCAAAATCTCTGCCGAGCTGCAGATTTTGCCAGAGCTTTGGagttggaagcaattttgggtatctggagtctgTGTTGCCAAAAATATTCCGACTCCTAATAACTTCAAacacaagcactgaaaataatcagatttaagagcttctatgaaggaggatatggcagaaggaATTCTGTTTCTGAGAataatactttagttaattttggatggtgtttaacagctattctacagctatatgcaaggttcaattaatatataaattgttttaggttttacaattgtttttggtttatgcagTTTAGCTTTGATTCTAGTTTAGATTTACCaaaagatttatatttttgaattttggcagtgataaaatgccttgtatgttgtgtacttaacttcttttaATCAACATAAAAAATagattagtatattaaaggaacagtaactccaaaatataaacacatattaaagtaattaacatataatatattgcaAGCATGAGAAAGCGGTGTGTTTGCACAAGTTAcataacaccattgtattggacagagttGATCTGTTATGTGctctgtaacctgtgccttttcactTAAGTCACCACAGCTGCAGCCCTGAGTCCACTAAGCaagtgcagtgccactggcacccAAAAGATGGTCTAACAAAACCAGGATTATGGGGAGCTTATGTACATCACTACTGCTGAACCTCAACAACACTCCTTTTATAGAGCACTAATAAtaagtgatgcaccgaatccactattttggattcggctgaacccccaaatccttcgcaaaagattagaCTGAATacggaaccctaatttgtatatgggtcatgcaatttccatccccacccctaatttgcatatgcaaattaggattcggttcggcagatGGACtcgcctaatccgaatcctgctgaaaaaagtagaatcctggctgaatcctgaactaaatcctggattcggtgcatccctacttataatcaATATAGAGACTGCCATGTCACTTACCTAAGCAGCCATCAGGAGATTTGAGGCTGCGATTTCCTAGACATCTTACTTCACTGTCTGTGCCATTGACCATTTCTATAAACTGTCGCACtctgaaaatgaagaaaaaaaatacaactaaTTTTAAGACAAATCTGATACAAAATAGCCTAAGTAATATTAACCTATTAAATGGTTATATTCTCATTCAACTAGTATTTGTACATATATGCAAGGGTAGTAACTAGAGCAGGCTGCTTACAACAACATGGGAGTTAACATCCTGTGTTTTGCTAATGCAGAACAAGGAGTAATTCAGACATACAAAATCACAGTATGTCTTTTTAAAAGGTAAACATTAGCTGCTGGCTAGGGTTCTCTTTAAGGAACTGGCAACGTTTCATGCATGGGTCAAAAATAAGCTGATGCTGTATAGTACAATCTAACTTTTTCGTACATATTCTGATGTGCTGTTAACGGACTAACATAAACCCActtttatttataacatataaGGAGaaatagcttaaaggaacagttcagtgtgaaaataaaaaccgggtaaatagataggctgtgcaaaataaaaaatgtttctaatatagttagttagccaaaaatgtaatgtataaaggctggagtgactggatgtctaacataatagccagaacactacttcctgcttttcagctctataactctgagttagtcagcgacttgaagggggaccacagggtacatatctgttcagtgagtttgtaattgatcctcagcattcagttcagattcaaaagcaacatatatgacccatgtggccccccctcaagtctctcattggttactgcctggtaaacagggtaaccagtcagtgtaaaccaagagagctgaaaagcaggaagtagtgttctggctattatgttacacacacagtcactccagcccttatacattacatttttgcctaactaactatattagaaacattttttattttgcagagcctatctatttacccagtttttatttttacactaaacaattcctttaaaggactcACTTTAAGGTGAATAAAAGATTAGGATTTCTTTCTAGCAAACTTGGATATAATTGTTGTGTTGTTTCAATGGCTTCTCCCATTCTTCCTGACAATACCAGTTTCTGAATTCCTGTAGGAGGGAAAGAATAAAGCAAGAGAGGACATTAGGTTTTATTCTTATAGTGCTAATAATCATATACAGTGCTGTATGCAACATTTTTCAGACAAAAGTTCATTTATTAATTCAGGAGCTAAATTGTACCAATGCAATAACcaatggcagggatccccaaccagtagctcgtgagcaacatgttgctctccaacccccttggatgttgctctcagtgttctcaaagcagatgcttatatttcaattccaggcttggaggcaagttttggttgtataaaaaccaggtgtacagccaaacagagcctcaatgtaggttgataatccacaaaggggctactaaatggccaatcacagcccttatttggcaccccaggaacatttttcatgctagttttgctccccaactcctttaacatctgaatgttgctcacgggttcaaaaggttggggatccctgaccaaTGGTAACCAATTTTGTTAGTCTAGTTACTGGtgcaaattagaaaatgaaagcaaattgttGGCTGTTTCTTATGCATCACTGCAGTTTAGCAGCTATGTGAGTACAACTGTCTACAACAAGAAAGTGACCGAGATGCAGTGAAAGAGATTAATGGATTGGCTTAAATGTACAAGACGTGGGCAAAGAAACTGACAAATTTCACTACTCGATTTGTGTTCAAGGGCATAATGTTTTTGAGGGTGATGAGACCTACTGCTTCCGGTCAGTCTATAACCTCCCACATGTTACAATGGGGGATAACTGACTGACAAGATCTTCAGTAGAAACACATTTAAGTACAAAAGAAGGCCCTCAACAAAACAATAGTTGTTAAATGTCTtgttatttaatt is a window from the Xenopus laevis strain J_2021 chromosome 6L, Xenopus_laevis_v10.1, whole genome shotgun sequence genome containing:
- the ranbp9.L gene encoding ran-binding protein 9, which gives rise to MSSPPLHGLSSVGHLSRDPPPRSWSPRDKCSYLGLSHGNLRVHYKGHGKTSKDAASVRSTHPIPAACGIFYFEVKIISKGRDGYMGIGLSTQGVNLNRLPGWDKHSYGYHGDDGHSFCSSGTGQPYGPTFTTGDVIGCCVNLIDNTCFYTKNGHSLGIAFTDLPPNLYPTVGLQTPGEVVDANFGQSPFVFDIEDYIREWRSKIQAQIERFPVAGEWQSMIQRMVSSYLVHHGYCSTAEAFAKSTDQTVQEELASIKNRQRIQKLVLSGRMGEAIETTQQLYPSLLERNPNLLFTLKVRQFIEMVNGTDSEVRCLGNRSLKSPDGCLGSDSNCSNGIISNKAHQTHCHSKSQSSNLNVTELNSINMTMSHQLNSYSSNDVEMETDHYSNGFSASTSNGFLNGSSRHEPELEECDTEMEVDTSHGRRQLCGGSQAAVERMICFGRELQAMSEQLRRERGKNATNKNMLKDAFSLLAYSDPWNSPVGYQLDPIQREHVCSSLNSAILDIHNLPKQPPLSLALEQASQCLEMMAQCGIGSCAFARVADYLH